From Campylobacteraceae bacterium, one genomic window encodes:
- a CDS encoding TonB-dependent siderophore receptor has protein sequence MTLLSKILVAPSLVLLLSSSLYSLETYSIKTDSLSEAITKISKIAKLPFAVDKNILKGKKANPIKNIEGLEQALKALLKGSGLKAVISNNTIVIVKIKANNSSSTLEDVEVIEHADNNTENSSSYTIASMSTATKLNLSLKETPQSIKVLTNQKIKDNNINSFEDVAAATAGINMQKYYMTNNKIYSRGFKVDYYQVDGIPTTYNNQGQESLIIYDRVEIVRGANGLTSGAGNPAASINYVKKRATSKDFKGSLEVEVGSWNAYGTSVDLSSGLNEEGSIRGRIIASYKQNDSFIDNYNEDENTIYTAFEADLGDNTLLSLTFSKQEFNNENFTGAGLPIYFSDGSRANFDKSSNFGGDDAYHYFETISASAKLEHVFNNEAKVTANYSYIKNDIDEVRFWERSSFPNITTGNLTLSEAWNDLEERETHAVDIYSSLPFTLGNRDHELVAGLMYSRDKTKGEWYIGGNPLTSSVYNWNSTTTTPTYTPDGTYANETEQLGIYSVAKFSLADDLKLILGTRVSTWKYNEDNEYFTFQNNITPFAGLVYDLNEQHSVYTSYTNIFKPQTKNKDVNGDALDPKEGNSYEVGLKSSFFDDSLNSAISLFRIEQDKLAVKDGSNVVLSTSDQAYKLAEGVVSKGIEIEVSGEINDNWNVDFGLSHYSAKDEEGKVIVTNEAKTQITLSTKYTVNKLSLGAGINWQSKFYETAKNPSTSKNERIYQESYYLVNIMGKYDLKDDLSLQVNVNNLFDKEYYSNIFYGARYRYGDPRNITMKLNYTF, from the coding sequence ATGACACTATTAAGTAAAATATTAGTCGCTCCAAGCTTGGTACTGCTCCTATCAAGTAGTTTATACTCACTAGAAACCTACAGTATAAAAACAGACTCTTTAAGTGAAGCTATCACAAAAATATCAAAAATAGCAAAACTACCATTCGCAGTAGATAAAAATATTTTAAAAGGAAAAAAAGCAAATCCTATTAAAAATATAGAAGGTTTAGAACAAGCTTTAAAAGCGCTTCTAAAAGGTAGTGGTTTAAAAGCAGTAATCTCAAATAATACGATTGTAATTGTAAAAATTAAAGCGAATAATTCTTCTTCTACATTAGAGGATGTTGAAGTTATTGAACATGCAGATAATAACACAGAAAATAGCAGTTCTTATACAATAGCTTCAATGAGCACAGCTACAAAACTTAACTTATCACTAAAAGAAACGCCTCAAAGTATTAAAGTACTAACCAATCAAAAAATTAAAGATAATAATATAAATTCTTTTGAAGATGTAGCAGCAGCAACAGCTGGAATCAATATGCAAAAATATTATATGACAAATAATAAAATCTATAGCAGAGGCTTTAAAGTAGATTATTATCAAGTTGATGGAATTCCTACGACGTATAATAATCAAGGACAAGAAAGTTTAATAATATATGATAGAGTTGAAATTGTAAGAGGTGCAAATGGTTTAACTAGTGGAGCTGGAAATCCAGCGGCAAGTATAAATTATGTAAAAAAGAGAGCCACAAGTAAGGACTTTAAAGGCTCTCTTGAAGTAGAAGTAGGTTCTTGGAATGCATATGGAACAAGTGTTGATTTATCATCAGGCCTTAATGAAGAGGGAAGTATAAGAGGAAGAATTATTGCTTCGTATAAACAAAATGATTCTTTTATAGATAATTATAATGAAGATGAAAATACAATTTATACTGCTTTTGAAGCTGATTTAGGGGATAACACATTATTATCACTTACTTTTAGTAAACAAGAGTTTAATAATGAAAATTTTACAGGGGCTGGGCTTCCTATATATTTCTCAGATGGAAGTAGAGCTAATTTTGATAAGTCTTCTAATTTTGGGGGAGATGATGCGTATCACTATTTTGAAACAATTTCTGCTTCTGCCAAACTTGAACATGTTTTTAATAACGAGGCTAAAGTAACAGCAAATTATTCTTATATCAAAAATGACATTGATGAAGTTAGATTTTGGGAGAGATCTTCTTTTCCTAATATAACAACAGGAAACTTAACACTTTCTGAAGCTTGGAATGACTTAGAAGAAAGAGAAACACATGCGGTAGATATATATTCATCCCTTCCCTTTACTTTAGGAAACAGGGATCATGAACTTGTGGCAGGTTTGATGTATAGCAGAGATAAAACAAAAGGAGAGTGGTATATAGGTGGAAATCCTTTAACTAGCAGTGTATACAATTGGAACAGTACCACAACTACTCCCACATACACTCCTGATGGTACGTACGCTAATGAAACAGAACAATTAGGTATTTATTCGGTTGCTAAATTTTCTTTAGCAGATGATTTAAAGTTAATTTTAGGAACAAGAGTATCTACTTGGAAATACAATGAAGATAATGAATATTTTACTTTTCAAAATAATATAACTCCTTTTGCAGGCCTAGTATATGATTTAAATGAACAGCACTCTGTTTATACAAGTTATACAAATATTTTTAAACCTCAAACAAAGAACAAGGATGTAAATGGTGACGCTTTAGATCCTAAAGAAGGAAATTCTTATGAAGTAGGATTAAAAAGTTCATTTTTTGATGACTCATTAAACAGTGCTATAAGTTTATTCAGAATTGAGCAAGATAAATTAGCTGTTAAAGATGGTTCAAATGTTGTCTTAAGTACAAGTGATCAAGCCTATAAATTAGCTGAGGGGGTTGTTTCTAAAGGTATTGAAATTGAAGTATCCGGAGAAATAAATGATAACTGGAATGTAGATTTTGGTTTATCACATTATTCTGCAAAAGATGAAGAGGGTAAAGTTATAGTTACAAATGAAGCAAAAACGCAAATAACACTTTCTACTAAATATACTGTAAATAAATTAAGTTTAGGTGCTGGAATAAACTGGCAAAGTAAATTTTATGAAACAGCTAAAAATCCTTCAACGAGTAAAAATGAAAGAATCTATCAAGAATCATATTACTTAGTAAATATCATGGGAAAATATGACTTAAAAGATGATTTATCACTTCAAGTAAATGTAAACAATTTATTTGATAAAGAATATTATTCTAATATTTTTTATGGTGCAAGATACCGATATGGTGACCCTAGAAATATAACTATGAAACTAAACTATACGTTCTAA
- a CDS encoding FecR domain-containing protein: MQENKKLFDEINALPSSFLSNLRAEVKVKRERTNKRKNLFYKIAPALSAACILAVLYMSFSPEEASFSQVYMAENKIINDIVLPDNSKISLDVNTKITVKYYENKREVTLSQGRALFNIAKNKNRAFIVKTQRVNIEVLGTKFEVINKKMDFSVNVSEGIVRVFNPFKNNKLLALLTKEQSLILNEYREIKSLGKMKSENIAKWKRGEINFDQSTLLDIIKEFQKYIDINVKIEDEIIASYPISGNFDAYHFKDFLKILTIMHPVKIEETGNKFIIKKKI; encoded by the coding sequence ATGCAAGAAAACAAAAAATTATTTGATGAAATAAATGCGCTTCCTTCTTCTTTTTTAAGTAATTTGCGTGCTGAGGTTAAAGTAAAACGAGAGCGTACAAATAAACGAAAAAACCTTTTTTATAAAATAGCCCCAGCTTTAAGTGCTGCCTGTATCTTGGCTGTTTTATATATGAGTTTTTCTCCAGAAGAAGCAAGTTTTTCACAGGTTTATATGGCTGAAAATAAAATAATTAATGATATCGTTTTGCCTGATAATAGTAAAATATCATTGGATGTAAATACAAAAATCACTGTTAAGTATTATGAAAACAAAAGAGAAGTCACCTTATCACAAGGGAGAGCTTTATTTAATATTGCTAAAAACAAAAATCGTGCTTTTATTGTAAAAACACAAAGAGTAAATATTGAAGTTTTGGGAACCAAGTTTGAAGTAATCAATAAAAAGATGGATTTTTCAGTTAATGTGAGTGAAGGGATAGTACGCGTATTTAATCCTTTTAAAAACAATAAACTGCTTGCATTACTTACAAAAGAACAAAGTTTGATTTTGAATGAATATCGTGAAATTAAAAGCTTAGGAAAAATGAAAAGCGAGAATATCGCAAAATGGAAACGTGGAGAAATTAATTTTGATCAAAGTACTTTGCTAGATATTATCAAGGAGTTTCAAAAATATATTGATATAAATGTAAAAATTGAGGATGAAATAATTGCTTCTTATCCTATTAGTGGAAACTTTGACGCTTATCATTTTAAAGACTTCTTAAAAATACTTACTATTATGCACCCCGTAAAAATCGAAGAAACAGGCAATAAATTTATAATCAAAAAAAAGATTTAA
- a CDS encoding TonB-dependent siderophore receptor translates to MKLRKNMLAASSLVLLFSVNLFAQDVYTIQNKTLKEALEIISKKSHLSYIANDKLLESQKTKNVQNIEGLEETLKILLKGTGLKAIIKNDAIVIVKVEAKNKIASDSTSLDDVEVIENSSNTTEGSDSYTISSMNTSTKMNLSIKETPQSVSVITNDQMNDLNIQSFDDVVSSIAGITSQNNYSLARELKSRGFSIDYYQIDGIPTSYDGENQEDLTIYDRVEIVKGANGLMTGAGNPSASINYVRKNAKSKAFKGSIEVKTGSWDEYGASVDLASSLNKEGSIRGRVIASKSRSNSFLDEYEVDKKTLYAAFEADLSDNTLLSFTVAKIEHNDDNLAETANPIYFTDGTRTDFSRSTSFRSNQNSVNNKTTSASAKIEHTFNNDVKLSAHYSHKKTDLNQIRFWNRTTFPDKQTGQLNIGNGFNYVNKSKINSLDIYASVPFTLGTQKHEFLTGITYSKNNNDTSYYKSTGADHLSNVYNWNSTSPKQTYIYDGYTNKEYKQLGAYAISRFSISDDVKLMLGARVSNWKYNEEDYWPGSDPTKKNFTYNNNITPFLGIVYDITDQHSIYASYTSIFKPQTDKRNISGKHLDPKEGNSYELGLKSTLFNDSINSGITLFRIEQDNLAVKDSSNVIIGTTDQAYKLAEGVVSKGIEIDLSGEVNDNLTVNFGLSHYSAKDQNGEKINSTDPKTQITLFSKYKINKLSVGVGLNWQSKFYENTTNPATNKDEKIYQKAYYLVNTMAKYDIKDNLSLQLNVNNLFDKKYYSAIFYGARYRYGDPRNVTIKLNYTF, encoded by the coding sequence ATGAAATTGCGAAAGAATATGCTAGCGGCCTCTAGTTTAGTTTTACTGTTTAGTGTCAACTTGTTTGCCCAAGATGTCTATACTATACAAAACAAAACTCTAAAAGAAGCTCTAGAAATTATATCAAAAAAATCTCACTTGTCATATATTGCAAATGATAAGTTGTTAGAATCTCAAAAAACAAAAAATGTTCAAAATATCGAGGGTTTAGAAGAAACACTAAAAATACTGTTAAAAGGTACAGGCCTAAAAGCTATTATAAAAAATGATGCAATTGTTATTGTAAAAGTAGAAGCGAAAAATAAGATTGCTTCAGACTCAACAAGTTTGGATGATGTAGAGGTTATTGAAAATTCTTCTAATACTACAGAAGGTAGTGACTCTTATACAATATCTTCCATGAACACATCTACAAAAATGAATCTATCAATTAAAGAAACACCACAAAGTGTATCTGTTATCACAAATGATCAAATGAATGATTTAAACATTCAGTCATTTGATGATGTAGTATCTTCTATCGCAGGTATTACTAGTCAAAATAACTATTCTCTTGCACGAGAACTTAAAAGTAGGGGGTTTTCAATAGATTATTATCAAATTGATGGTATTCCTACTTCTTATGATGGAGAGAATCAAGAAGATTTAACAATATATGATAGAGTAGAAATTGTAAAGGGAGCTAATGGACTAATGACAGGAGCTGGAAATCCATCTGCTAGTATTAATTATGTAAGAAAAAATGCTAAAAGTAAGGCTTTTAAAGGCTCTATCGAAGTAAAAACAGGATCTTGGGATGAGTATGGAGCAAGTGTTGATTTAGCATCTTCCTTAAATAAAGAAGGAAGTATAAGAGGAAGGGTTATTGCTAGTAAAAGTAGGAGTAATTCTTTTTTAGATGAATATGAAGTAGACAAAAAAACATTATATGCGGCATTTGAAGCAGATTTAAGTGATAATACTTTATTATCTTTTACTGTGGCAAAAATAGAACATAATGATGATAATTTAGCTGAAACAGCCAATCCAATATATTTTACTGATGGCACAAGAACTGATTTTTCAAGATCAACTTCTTTTCGCTCAAATCAGAACTCTGTTAATAATAAAACTACATCTGCTTCTGCAAAAATAGAACATACATTTAATAATGATGTAAAACTAAGTGCACATTATTCACATAAAAAGACAGATTTAAATCAAATTAGATTTTGGAACAGAACTACTTTCCCTGATAAACAAACGGGACAATTAAATATAGGTAATGGATTTAATTATGTTAATAAATCAAAAATCAATAGTTTAGATATTTATGCTTCTGTGCCTTTTACTTTGGGAACTCAAAAACATGAGTTTCTTACAGGAATAACGTATAGTAAGAATAACAATGATACCTCATATTACAAGTCAACAGGAGCTGATCACCTCAGTAATGTCTATAATTGGAATAGTACGAGTCCAAAACAAACATACATATATGATGGTTATACAAATAAAGAATATAAACAATTAGGAGCTTATGCAATATCTAGATTTTCTATATCAGATGACGTTAAATTAATGTTAGGAGCAAGAGTATCTAATTGGAAGTATAATGAGGAAGACTATTGGCCGGGGAGTGATCCCACAAAAAAGAATTTTACATACAATAATAATATAACTCCCTTTCTAGGTATAGTTTATGATATTACTGATCAACACTCTATATATGCTAGTTATACAAGTATTTTTAAACCACAAACGGATAAAAGAAATATAAGTGGAAAACATTTAGATCCTAAAGAAGGAAACTCTTATGAGCTAGGATTAAAAAGTACTTTATTTAATGACTCTATAAATTCTGGAATAACATTATTTAGAATAGAGCAAGATAATTTAGCAGTTAAAGATAGTTCAAATGTAATTATAGGTACTACAGACCAAGCATACAAACTTGCAGAAGGGGTTGTTTCTAAAGGTATTGAGATTGATTTATCAGGAGAAGTTAATGATAACTTAACTGTAAATTTTGGTTTATCTCATTATAGTGCGAAAGATCAAAATGGTGAAAAAATAAATAGTACTGATCCTAAAACACAAATAACACTTTTTTCTAAATACAAAATAAATAAACTAAGTGTTGGTGTAGGTTTAAACTGGCAAAGTAAATTTTATGAAAATACTACAAATCCTGCTACAAATAAAGATGAAAAGATTTATCAAAAAGCATACTATTTAGTAAATACGATGGCAAAATATGACATTAAAGATAATTTATCCCTTCAATTAAATGTTAATAACTTATTTGATAAAAAATATTATTCTGCTATTTTTTATGGAGCAAGATACAGATATGGAGATCCTCGAAATGTAACGATTAAATTAAACTATACATTTTAA
- a CDS encoding FecR domain-containing protein translates to MNLENEINKIANSWLQRKKEGLTEKEKDEFSLWIKNKTHAKAYAENKELISEFLNLDEDFISEMQNEVLQKENIFTRSKYIAASIAVACILIFSAYEIDSYYSTTYTQDYLSSNEKILNIVLPDKTIIDLDVKSQIKITYYLNKRTVILEQGKVIFNVSKNPDKPFYVRSGNTLIEVIGTKFEVVHLKNKSEINVIEGLVKVDYIYNKKGDKKTLSQLKRSQTLSINNEGKVLNYGNIDIKKIASWKNDIIVFDKMTLADASLIFERYSNQKMNFSTYELSQLKISGKFSTLHYDSFLEAISLIYPIKYTKNASLINISKK, encoded by the coding sequence GATAAAAAATAAAACGCATGCAAAAGCCTATGCAGAAAATAAAGAACTTATTTCAGAATTTTTGAATTTGGATGAAGATTTTATTAGTGAAATGCAAAATGAAGTTTTACAAAAAGAAAATATTTTTACGCGCTCTAAATATATTGCTGCTTCAATAGCAGTTGCCTGTATCTTAATCTTTTCAGCTTATGAAATTGATAGTTATTATTCTACTACTTATACACAAGACTATCTTAGTTCTAATGAAAAAATATTAAATATTGTTTTGCCTGATAAAACAATAATAGATTTAGATGTAAAATCACAAATAAAAATTACCTATTACCTAAATAAAAGAACTGTGATTTTAGAGCAGGGAAAAGTTATCTTTAACGTATCCAAAAATCCTGATAAACCTTTTTATGTAAGATCTGGAAATACCTTAATAGAAGTCATAGGAACAAAATTTGAAGTAGTACATCTAAAAAATAAAAGTGAAATAAATGTTATCGAAGGACTTGTAAAAGTAGACTATATTTATAATAAAAAAGGCGACAAAAAAACACTTTCACAATTAAAAAGATCACAAACCTTAAGTATAAATAATGAAGGAAAAGTTTTAAACTATGGAAATATTGATATAAAAAAGATTGCTTCATGGAAGAATGACATTATTGTATTTGATAAAATGACCCTTGCTGATGCTTCTTTGATTTTTGAGCGTTATAGCAATCAAAAAATGAACTTTTCTACGTATGAATTATCTCAACTTAAAATATCTGGTAAGTTCTCAACCTTGCATTATGATTCTTTTCTAGAAGCTATTTCGCTTATTTATCCAATAAAATACACAAAAAACGCTTCTTTAATTAATATTTCAAAAAAATAA
- a CDS encoding RNA polymerase sigma factor, whose amino-acid sequence MVEHYKELLFYIMKKVSSKDYAQDIVQETYTKVISLPNQNDITNKRAFLYKVAKNLIIDKARKNKIINEVSYNENIVNITNEVEDIVLAENREKVLMLELNKLPEKRKEAFVLYVIEGYSKDKIASIMGISNSAVAKHISRASIDLKEKMRKKENEI is encoded by the coding sequence ATGGTAGAGCATTATAAAGAGTTATTATTTTATATTATGAAAAAAGTTTCTAGCAAAGATTATGCTCAAGATATTGTACAAGAAACCTATACTAAAGTTATCTCTTTACCAAACCAAAATGATATTACTAATAAAAGAGCCTTTTTATACAAAGTCGCTAAAAACCTGATCATTGATAAAGCTAGAAAAAACAAAATTATAAATGAAGTTTCATATAATGAAAACATTGTTAATATTACAAATGAAGTAGAAGATATAGTACTTGCAGAGAACAGAGAAAAAGTTCTGATGCTTGAGCTTAATAAACTACCTGAGAAAAGAAAAGAAGCTTTTGTATTGTATGTAATAGAAGGATATTCTAAAGATAAAATTGCTTCTATTATGGGGATTTCTAATAGTGCAGTAGCTAAACATATTTCAAGAGCAAGTATAGATTTAAAAGAGAAAATGAGAAAAAAGGAGAATGAAATTTAA
- a CDS encoding FecR domain-containing protein, which translates to MIKNEKLENEASYWYSCNKEGLSLSQEKLFLRWINADIEHKKNYDSITKIENICASFDDEYLNNLEQEVLLTAKRSKIFGNLKYYASAAVFILAICVGAFKVNEYYSPSYINTLISETKPIKEVLLPDDSLLSLDAKTKINISFYVSERRVELLQGQVFFNINRDVKRPFIITSGSTQIQVLGTSFEVKKLDKRTIVRVSSGKVKVSYVYNENKAPRILSLLTKGDEITVNSLGKVTALKKVALDNIALWRNNKIFFDNISIKEAVNELSRYITKKIEVDDKIASLAITGKFFLDKPNKFFEAISSIHPLIINEEKNIISINKKK; encoded by the coding sequence ATGATTAAAAATGAAAAACTAGAGAATGAAGCATCATATTGGTACTCATGTAATAAAGAAGGTTTATCTCTAAGCCAAGAAAAACTTTTCTTAAGATGGATAAACGCTGATATTGAACATAAAAAAAACTATGATTCAATCACTAAAATTGAAAATATTTGTGCTTCTTTTGACGATGAATACCTTAACAATTTAGAACAAGAGGTTCTACTAACAGCAAAAAGATCAAAAATCTTTGGAAACTTAAAATATTATGCAAGTGCAGCTGTTTTTATTTTGGCTATTTGTGTAGGGGCTTTTAAAGTAAATGAGTATTATTCTCCTTCTTATATTAATACTTTAATAAGTGAAACAAAACCCATTAAAGAAGTACTTTTACCAGATGATTCTCTTCTCTCCCTTGATGCTAAAACTAAAATAAATATTAGTTTTTATGTAAGCGAGCGAAGAGTTGAACTTCTGCAAGGACAAGTATTTTTTAATATAAATAGAGATGTAAAGAGACCTTTTATTATTACATCAGGATCAACGCAAATACAGGTATTGGGTACAAGTTTTGAAGTTAAAAAGTTAGATAAACGCACCATAGTTCGTGTTTCTTCTGGAAAAGTAAAAGTATCTTATGTTTACAATGAAAATAAAGCGCCACGTATACTCTCTCTTTTGACAAAAGGCGATGAAATTACGGTTAATTCTTTAGGAAAAGTTACAGCGCTTAAAAAAGTAGCTTTAGATAACATCGCTTTATGGAGAAATAATAAAATATTCTTTGATAATATAAGTATAAAAGAGGCAGTAAATGAACTGTCAAGATATATTACAAAAAAAATAGAAGTGGATGATAAAATAGCTTCTTTAGCTATTACAGGAAAGTTTTTCCTTGATAAACCCAATAAGTTTTTTGAAGCAATCTCTTCTATTCATCCCCTTATTATCAATGAAGAAAAGAATATTATTAGTATTAATAAAAAGAAATAA
- a CDS encoding PepSY domain-containing protein, translated as MNQSIQKEASRQNNQRLLRVHVVVGITFSLFMYISVFFGIFAIVLPYISAWEKPSKHYAMPDIRNINYSAMIDPVLADPDYPMINGVQIRLPGYRGNPSLTIYAPFTQRRIFNPNTNEEVKNEGKQSQLARFLNHMHYGRPLKDFGYWLFGFVAVAGLFLVVGGLVLVIVKKFNNTGKNAQSRFSKWHRKIFTWVFPPFIIITLTGALMNIGWTMSMPMTYVVSKGETFQEWKLTDPVLFPALPRIEKKNDIVPMLKMNELIKRAQEINPDINFNKIILINWKDSSAQAKLEGYNPYMPFLNGISNDPSVTLKGIDGSLISQNKVMDKHWSGLIYDSMMFLHKLFGVDTFTRFFVVFIMLISAFALGFGVLLWLEKKAKVFPKDIPVYQGMGKLSLAVMIGVIPATGLLFVLQWILPFDMQDRFLLQKGMFAVFWIATYTWACYKINSYETAKQFLKIAAVFFVISPFLHFYSSGFSPVRLWNENMGNILGVDIGLFIFALILFYVSVKLPSSREEAQKFWTRIL; from the coding sequence ATGAATCAATCAATACAAAAAGAAGCAAGCAGACAAAATAATCAAAGACTTTTAAGAGTACATGTAGTTGTAGGGATTACTTTCTCTTTATTTATGTATATATCTGTTTTTTTTGGAATATTTGCTATTGTACTTCCATATATATCAGCTTGGGAAAAACCTTCAAAACATTATGCAATGCCAGATATTAGAAATATAAACTACTCGGCTATGATTGACCCTGTTTTGGCTGATCCTGACTATCCTATGATAAATGGGGTTCAAATAAGGCTTCCTGGTTACAGAGGAAACCCCTCACTTACAATATATGCTCCTTTTACACAAAGAAGAATCTTTAATCCCAATACCAATGAAGAAGTGAAAAACGAAGGCAAACAGTCTCAACTTGCAAGGTTTTTAAATCATATGCATTATGGACGACCTTTAAAAGACTTTGGCTATTGGCTTTTTGGTTTTGTTGCGGTTGCTGGATTATTTTTAGTTGTAGGTGGGCTTGTTCTTGTTATTGTAAAAAAGTTTAATAATACAGGTAAAAATGCCCAAAGTAGATTTTCAAAATGGCACAGAAAAATATTTACTTGGGTTTTCCCTCCTTTTATTATTATTACTTTAACTGGGGCATTGATGAATATAGGTTGGACTATGTCTATGCCTATGACTTACGTTGTTTCCAAAGGTGAGACTTTTCAAGAGTGGAAATTAACTGATCCTGTTTTATTTCCTGCTTTGCCTAGAATTGAAAAAAAGAACGATATTGTGCCTATGTTAAAAATGAATGAACTTATAAAAAGAGCACAAGAGATTAATCCTGATATTAATTTTAATAAAATAATTTTGATTAACTGGAAAGATTCAAGTGCCCAAGCTAAACTCGAAGGTTATAATCCTTATATGCCTTTTTTAAACGGAATATCAAATGATCCTAGTGTCACACTAAAAGGGATTGATGGAAGTTTAATATCTCAAAATAAAGTAATGGATAAACATTGGTCTGGACTTATTTATGACAGTATGATGTTTCTTCATAAATTATTTGGAGTGGATACTTTTACAAGGTTTTTTGTTGTTTTTATAATGCTTATTTCTGCTTTTGCTTTAGGTTTTGGCGTGTTATTGTGGTTAGAGAAAAAAGCCAAAGTTTTTCCTAAAGATATTCCTGTTTATCAAGGTATGGGAAAATTATCCCTAGCTGTTATGATAGGAGTTATTCCTGCAACGGGTTTACTCTTTGTTCTTCAATGGATCTTACCTTTTGATATGCAAGACAGGTTTCTTTTACAAAAAGGAATGTTTGCTGTTTTTTGGATAGCTACTTATACTTGGGCGTGTTATAAGATAAATTCTTATGAAACAGCGAAACAGTTTTTAAAAATAGCAGCAGTTTTTTTTGTTATTTCTCCTTTTCTTCATTTTTATTCTAGTGGTTTTTCACCTGTAAGATTATGGAATGAAAACATGGGGAATATTTTAGGAGTGGATATAGGACTTTTTATTTTTGCTCTTATCTTATTTTATGTAAGTGTAAAACTACCAAGCTCGAGAGAAGAGGCCCAAAAATTTTGGACTAGAATACTATAA
- a CDS encoding sigma-70 family RNA polymerase sigma factor, giving the protein MTKYYNELVYYVQRMIGDKEKSTDIIQETYLKTLEKSKTMQIKNERAFLYKVARNLVVDKVRKREKLPKVIFEEAEHFIPKKEQPEEIALINSREDDIKTIIENLPLRSKQAFVLHIMKGYSRKKISEIMGISVNAVQKHITRGITKVKEQIDLDEWELYD; this is encoded by the coding sequence ATGACAAAGTACTATAATGAACTTGTTTACTATGTTCAAAGAATGATAGGTGACAAGGAAAAATCAACAGACATCATACAAGAAACCTATTTGAAGACTCTTGAAAAGTCTAAAACAATGCAGATAAAAAACGAGCGGGCTTTTTTGTATAAAGTAGCTAGAAATCTTGTTGTTGATAAGGTACGAAAAAGAGAAAAACTTCCAAAAGTAATCTTCGAAGAAGCAGAACACTTTATCCCCAAAAAAGAACAGCCTGAAGAAATAGCTTTAATTAATTCAAGAGAAGATGATATCAAAACCATAATAGAAAACCTACCTCTACGAAGTAAACAAGCTTTTGTTTTACATATAATGAAAGGTTACTCACGAAAAAAAATATCAGAAATCATGGGAATTAGTGTTAATGCTGTTCAAAAACATATAACAAGAGGCATAACAAAAGTGAAAGAACAAATAGATTTAGATGAGTGGGAATTGTATGATTAA